A portion of the Mycoplasma sp. (ex Biomphalaria glabrata) genome contains these proteins:
- a CDS encoding ribonuclease J, with the protein MEKDNKYKIKYNEIKIYALGGQDELGKSLYILEVGNKLIAFDAGVKDVDSFQLNNEILVADITYLQQNASRLIGFFISNSDKDSMGGLVYFANKLKVPIFCSPYTKHSILNLFKRYKVKLECEIKVLENHQELDFGRFKIKVLFTLHSSFESLVFVVKTEYGNIWFARCFLIGTDDKSADFMSSVMREATTQKTLLAMLDSRFAEQDGFTHPKQNISNIIQNWFLEFPKSRILISCFDQNIYNAQEIIKIANRQKRNVYIYGKTLNDNLLEAARLKNFTGDFVLGSFEEMDKSDNGIIIIGGNDDRLFKKITRLGLNSDEDLHLKSSDVFINNAFADIVNELKGIRAINELAKSNVEIRSIPKKEIRQIGPSSADTQLFLSMIEPKYFLPICGLYKSFIAQLGNASRAHINKECVILMDNGEMISFIDGELQETRAKVHADSVFVNNNNIDDVDVKLMASRVALGNFGIAFVGFGIDNEWNIQTGIDIQMRGVVYLRNNQGIIENISEIVQKSLDHEKTNKNPSIDNLQKELENTIAKYIQKHHNKTPKISIFIQQM; encoded by the coding sequence ATGGAAAAAGATAATAAATATAAAATTAAATATAATGAAATCAAAATATATGCCTTAGGTGGTCAAGATGAACTTGGTAAAAGTTTATACATTTTAGAGGTAGGGAATAAATTAATAGCATTTGATGCTGGAGTAAAGGATGTTGATAGTTTTCAATTAAATAATGAAATCTTAGTTGCAGATATTACTTACTTGCAACAAAACGCATCACGATTAATTGGTTTTTTTATTTCTAACTCAGATAAAGACAGTATGGGCGGATTAGTGTATTTTGCTAACAAACTAAAAGTTCCAATATTTTGTTCGCCGTACACGAAACATTCAATTTTAAATTTATTTAAAAGATACAAGGTGAAATTAGAATGTGAAATTAAAGTTTTGGAAAATCACCAGGAATTGGATTTTGGTCGTTTTAAAATTAAAGTATTATTCACATTACATTCGAGTTTTGAATCACTAGTTTTTGTTGTTAAAACGGAATATGGAAACATTTGATTTGCTCGTTGTTTTTTAATTGGAACAGATGATAAAAGTGCTGATTTCATGTCAAGTGTAATGCGTGAGGCAACAACTCAAAAAACCTTGTTAGCAATGCTGGATAGTCGTTTTGCTGAACAAGATGGTTTCACCCATCCAAAACAAAATATTTCTAATATCATCCAAAATTGATTTCTAGAATTTCCAAAATCACGTATCCTAATTTCTTGTTTTGATCAAAATATATACAATGCTCAAGAAATTATTAAAATTGCAAATCGACAAAAACGTAATGTTTATATTTATGGAAAAACACTTAATGATAATTTATTGGAAGCAGCAAGATTGAAAAATTTTACAGGAGACTTTGTTTTAGGGAGTTTCGAAGAAATGGATAAATCAGACAACGGAATTATTATTATCGGAGGAAATGATGATCGCTTATTTAAAAAAATTACGCGACTTGGATTAAATAGTGATGAAGATTTGCATTTAAAATCAAGTGATGTATTCATTAATAATGCCTTTGCAGATATTGTTAACGAACTTAAAGGAATAAGAGCCATTAATGAATTAGCTAAATCTAACGTGGAAATACGTAGTATTCCAAAAAAAGAAATTCGTCAAATAGGTCCTAGTTCAGCTGATACGCAATTATTTTTAAGTATGATTGAACCTAAATATTTTTTACCAATTTGCGGTTTATATAAAAGTTTTATAGCTCAATTAGGAAATGCTAGTCGCGCTCATATCAACAAAGAATGTGTTATTTTAATGGATAATGGCGAAATGATTTCCTTTATTGATGGAGAATTACAAGAAACAAGAGCAAAAGTTCATGCTGATAGTGTTTTTGTAAATAACAATAATATTGATGACGTTGATGTTAAATTAATGGCATCTCGAGTTGCTTTAGGGAATTTCGGAATTGCTTTCGTGGGATTTGGAATCGATAACGAATGAAATATTCAAACAGGAATTGATATTCAAATGCGCGGTGTTGTTTATTTAAGAAATAATCAAGGTATTATTGAAAATATTTCTGAAATTGTACAAAAAAGTTTAGACCACGAAAAAACTAATAAAAATCCTAGTATCGATAATCTTCAAAAAGAACTAGAAAATACAATAGCTAAATATATTCAAAAACATCACAATAAGACTCCGAAAATTTCTATTTTTATTCAACAAATGTAA
- the rbfA gene encoding 30S ribosome-binding factor RbfA: MSKEKWTSILQKEISQIVRLEIKNKYVNSITITGIDLTQDYSYARIHFHSNYPGKLVQEESAKVVPVIKAKLAKKINLRKIPQLIFMYDATLENANRIDSIIDGLNTEKDNDEGDKDGE; encoded by the coding sequence ATGTCGAAAGAAAAATGAACATCGATTTTGCAAAAAGAAATAAGTCAAATTGTTCGTCTCGAAATTAAAAATAAGTACGTTAATAGCATTACTATCACGGGTATTGATTTAACACAAGATTACAGTTACGCACGTATTCATTTTCATAGTAATTACCCTGGTAAGTTAGTGCAAGAGGAAAGTGCAAAAGTCGTTCCAGTGATTAAAGCAAAATTAGCAAAAAAAATTAATTTAAGAAAAATTCCACAATTAATTTTTATGTATGATGCTACTTTAGAAAACGCTAATCGAATTGATTCTATTATTGATGGTTTAAACACAGAGAAAGATAACGATGAAGGAGATAAAGATGGAGAATAA
- a CDS encoding helix-hairpin-helix domain-containing protein, whose translation MLSRGFKFRNIDIYRSLEKTFILHEDNESLIIPLMAIDGLGEQVAKNIVVEREKGSFISEKDFIDRTKINKTQLGKLKALDILNFN comes from the coding sequence ATGTTGTCGCGCGGTTTTAAATTTAGAAATATTGATATTTATAGATCGCTTGAAAAAACATTTATCCTCCATGAAGATAATGAGTCGTTAATTATCCCATTAATGGCTATTGATGGTTTAGGTGAACAAGTTGCTAAAAATATTGTTGTTGAACGAGAAAAAGGTTCATTCATTTCGGAAAAAGATTTCATTGACCGAACAAAGATTAACAAAACTCAACTAGGAAAATTAAAGGCTTTAGATATTTTGAACTTCAATTAA
- the rpsO gene encoding 30S ribosomal protein S15 — protein MALNRDKKASVIKKVSGGTKNTGATEVQIALVSEQILALQEHIKTNKKDIRAIRRIVQKNAQRRKMLKYLKHHDLTKYNEIIKAYNLKEVA, from the coding sequence ATGGCATTAAATAGAGACAAAAAAGCATCTGTTATTAAAAAAGTTTCTGGTGGAACTAAAAACACAGGGGCAACTGAAGTTCAAATCGCATTAGTATCAGAACAAATCTTAGCATTACAAGAACACATTAAAACGAATAAAAAGGATATTAGAGCTATCCGTCGTATTGTTCAAAAAAATGCTCAAAGACGCAAAATGTTGAAATACTTAAAACACCACGATTTAACTAAATACAATGAAATAATTAAAGCATATAACTTAAAAGAAGTTGCTTAA
- the infB gene encoding translation initiation factor IF-2: MKQLQKNQNALFDKKENTLYFHSNLTVTELANALGRPMIDVVEYFFLQGKLRNATATLNQDDIADLCLSWSINFEQAEKYISQDEKILIRKDEERFLASRPPVVTIMGHVDHGKTSLLDFIRKSKVAQGESGGITQHIGAYQVKKNNNLITFIDTPGHEAFTQMRTKGSKITDIVIIVVAADDGPMPQTVECIDHARNANVEIIVAVNKIDKPQANVEKVQSAMSELGLVPIEWGGKVPFIPISAKTGANVDELLNEIISLSELLDLKTVPNGPAQGSVIESYIDPKRGAIATILVQKGQLKVGDFVASKDCYGKVKAIFDEHNRPLKIANPSQPVVILGLNNNPETGSIISVYPSEKEAKEIAKKYEQIERNANFTTTSLVNDKTLNLIIRADAEGSIEAINHSLAQTSLGDHKVNIIRAQSGPITNSDVDLAKASNSIIMGFHVRPQANTREHAKTHNVEIKTYDIIYKMIEDVVSLLKGLQPNVDVEKVQGQAEVRNIFKASKIGTIAGCMVSHGKITSTSRIRIIRDGKIIFTGQISELKRFKDNVKVVNAGFECGITIKNFNDIKEQDIIEAYEIISEKTNQE, from the coding sequence ATGAAGCAATTACAAAAGAATCAAAACGCATTGTTTGATAAGAAAGAGAATACTTTATACTTTCATTCGAACTTAACAGTAACCGAATTAGCTAATGCTTTAGGGCGCCCAATGATTGATGTTGTGGAATATTTCTTTTTACAAGGAAAACTACGTAATGCAACAGCTACTTTAAACCAAGATGACATTGCTGATTTATGCTTAAGTTGAAGTATAAATTTTGAACAAGCAGAAAAGTATATATCTCAAGATGAAAAAATTCTAATCCGCAAAGATGAAGAAAGATTTTTAGCATCACGTCCACCGGTTGTGACTATTATGGGACATGTTGATCACGGGAAAACTTCGTTATTGGATTTTATTCGTAAATCAAAAGTTGCTCAGGGAGAATCTGGTGGGATAACTCAACACATTGGTGCTTACCAAGTGAAAAAAAATAATAATTTGATTACTTTTATTGATACACCGGGGCACGAAGCTTTTACGCAAATGCGTACAAAAGGTTCAAAAATCACTGACATAGTTATTATAGTTGTTGCAGCCGATGATGGTCCAATGCCACAAACAGTGGAATGTATCGACCATGCTCGTAATGCTAATGTTGAAATCATTGTGGCAGTTAATAAGATAGATAAACCACAAGCAAATGTTGAAAAAGTCCAATCAGCAATGTCTGAGTTAGGTCTTGTTCCAATTGAATGAGGTGGAAAAGTTCCTTTTATCCCAATTTCAGCCAAAACCGGTGCTAATGTTGACGAATTATTGAATGAAATTATTTCATTGTCTGAATTACTAGATTTAAAAACAGTGCCAAACGGACCAGCTCAAGGTTCAGTAATCGAATCTTATATCGATCCAAAAAGAGGAGCAATTGCGACAATTTTAGTTCAAAAAGGACAATTAAAAGTAGGTGATTTTGTTGCTTCTAAAGATTGTTACGGAAAAGTAAAAGCAATTTTTGATGAACATAATCGTCCTTTAAAAATTGCCAACCCTTCTCAACCAGTTGTTATTCTAGGGTTAAATAATAATCCTGAAACCGGTTCGATAATTTCGGTTTATCCAAGTGAAAAAGAAGCGAAAGAAATTGCTAAAAAATATGAACAAATTGAACGTAATGCCAATTTTACAACAACAAGTTTAGTTAACGATAAAACACTGAATTTAATTATTCGTGCTGATGCGGAAGGTTCGATTGAGGCTATTAATCACTCTCTTGCTCAAACATCATTGGGAGACCACAAAGTGAATATTATTCGTGCTCAATCAGGACCAATTACTAATAGTGATGTTGATTTAGCAAAAGCATCAAATTCAATTATTATGGGATTTCATGTTCGTCCTCAAGCTAACACAAGAGAACACGCTAAAACACATAATGTTGAAATTAAAACATATGACATCATCTATAAAATGATTGAAGATGTAGTTTCTTTATTAAAAGGTTTACAACCAAACGTTGATGTTGAAAAAGTTCAGGGACAAGCGGAAGTACGTAATATTTTCAAAGCATCAAAAATCGGAACGATTGCTGGTTGCATGGTTTCGCATGGAAAAATTACTTCAACAAGTCGCATCCGTATTATTCGTGATGGAAAAATTATTTTTACAGGACAAATTAGCGAATTAAAACGTTTTAAAGATAATGTTAAAGTGGTTAATGCTGGATTTGAGTGTGGTATTACTATTAAAAATTTCAACGATATTAAAGAACAAGATATTATAGAAGCTTACGAAATTATTTCAGAAAAAACTAACCAAGAATAA
- a CDS encoding peroxiredoxin codes for MENKISIEILAHKLLGSDQKEHCLNDYKGKYIVLYFYPMDNTPGCTIQGHKYTELLSKFEELNAVVIGVSKGNAAKKEGFAQKECYKHLLLADHPELVLSKYFGVTGKVFGLISRSSFIISPDQEIIFSNKKVDHNDDAQINYDFLKNHK; via the coding sequence ATGGAGAATAAAATATCAATTGAGATTTTAGCTCATAAATTATTAGGTTCAGATCAAAAAGAACATTGCTTAAATGATTACAAAGGAAAGTATATAGTTTTATACTTTTATCCAATGGACAATACACCTGGTTGTACTATTCAAGGTCATAAATACACAGAATTGTTGTCAAAATTTGAAGAATTAAATGCAGTTGTAATCGGAGTAAGTAAAGGTAATGCTGCAAAAAAAGAAGGATTTGCGCAAAAGGAATGCTACAAACACTTATTATTAGCTGATCATCCAGAGCTAGTTTTATCAAAATATTTTGGAGTTACTGGGAAAGTTTTTGGATTAATTTCGCGTTCATCATTTATTATTTCACCAGATCAAGAAATAATATTTTCAAATAAAAAAGTTGACCACAACGATGACGCGCAAATTAATTATGATTTTTTAAAAAATCATAAATAA
- a CDS encoding PolC-type DNA polymerase III yields the protein MSVLNELELNDDALVDLKKVKISAPIFDDIKRETLIYLGLVNLFPNFPNLYTLITKLKKYEFKQSYKTQIIIINKIHDKEKILNFVEQYFYAKFKILGSQWQYIERFNKILFFDENINIENITSELKKTFTFFSIKFEPILEIDTATINECKEIEIHRIQIIEETNKQTAIENHERKESEDILSIIESDKWIRFSDLLDGNKEKTKKFHIKGNYTQVNIRKGPKCFRFGFVIHDNREFINCCFYIQNEEAKKAQEIEKLFNNHNACQIVGKLGMKADWKTGKKEREISVIKINFINGTDLHFNIEIVDESPIKRTELHCHTKMSTMDGLISPDELLNTVSKWGWKSIAITDHSVVQSFPDVYSWKKKKKSDIKILYGCEFEVIDRQTFEIAKNENQLQNESVSIDEYIIFDLETTGLSPVYSEIIEFGAIHIKNNEIVSREQFFVKPKLSIPQHITAITNITNDDVKNAKPIEIELDRIRNYIKDLPLVAHNGFAFDSLFLKNVYEKHDLKFNNVIIDTMILARKFNNIFQLRRFRLMDLAKYFKVEYDAENKAHRADYDCEVLMGCFNGMISALKENGIELTELQKSSNNSDSFVHAKNYGEHVSILVKNQDGIRDLYQLVSEAHTKTFFDRPKLFWDEILQKRNNFLVGSSCLEGKIYHDAISLSDDDLFKSIQIFDYIEVLPPTACTKLIADGIFNSIEEIETLTKRIIKLAKKANKAIVATSNAHYISKEDKELRKIFVSTKGLGGVYHPLKSVLDKTQNIPDNHLRMTNEMIEEFSFLKDEKLINEIVIENPNKIVELVDNKIIPIKEGLYFAKIGDNTQKLVKEMVATATLQKYTHEGVVPKIVEDRIAKELNSIITYNFSDIYYIAHKIVNKSLQDNYLVGSRGSVGSSLVAHFMDITEVNPLPSHYLCPKCNFSDFNIDNEAYACGYDLPNKECPKCSTQMSGQGHNIPFETFLGFEGDKVPDIDLNFASSYQASAHDYTKELFGAENVLRAGTISTVAQKTAFSFVDDYDQIFDLNKPKAEKEILAEKCTGVRRTTGQHPGGIIVIPKDQNIFDFTPYNFPADDQKSEWKTTHFAYESLHDSLLKLDLLGHVDPEAIRMLQNITGVNPKDIPFNDPKVLSLFTSTTELKVDNIYAMNNKNGANGIPEFGTSFVKKMLEATNPKSFAELVRISGLSHGTDVWTNNAKDLVEKGIPLSSLICCRDDIMVYLLEKGLPPKTAFSIMEDVRKGKGLKPDAVDLLKKHNIEDWYIESCQKIKYMFPKAHATAYVIMGWRVAWFKIYYPLAYYATYFTLRCDYFDPLTMIKGLSTLKEEQQRIKDIPYKEKNQKTNHYYQHSN from the coding sequence ATGAGTGTTTTAAATGAACTTGAGTTAAATGATGATGCTTTAGTTGATTTAAAAAAAGTTAAAATCAGCGCACCAATTTTTGACGATATTAAACGAGAAACGCTTATTTACTTAGGACTTGTTAATTTATTTCCTAATTTTCCTAATTTATACACACTAATTACAAAGTTAAAAAAATATGAATTTAAGCAAAGTTACAAAACTCAAATAATCATAATAAATAAAATTCACGATAAGGAAAAAATTTTAAATTTTGTTGAGCAATATTTTTATGCAAAATTTAAAATTTTAGGTTCACAATGACAGTATATTGAACGTTTTAACAAAATATTATTTTTTGATGAAAATATAAATATTGAAAACATTACTAGTGAATTAAAAAAAACATTCACTTTCTTTTCAATTAAATTTGAACCAATTTTAGAAATCGACACTGCCACAATTAACGAATGTAAAGAAATTGAAATTCACAGAATTCAAATTATCGAGGAAACTAACAAGCAAACTGCCATTGAAAATCACGAAAGAAAAGAATCGGAAGATATTCTTTCAATTATTGAATCAGATAAATGAATCCGTTTTTCTGATTTACTAGATGGTAATAAAGAAAAAACTAAAAAATTTCATATAAAAGGAAATTATACACAAGTTAATATTCGCAAAGGACCTAAATGTTTCCGATTTGGATTTGTTATTCATGATAATCGTGAATTTATCAATTGCTGCTTTTATATTCAAAATGAGGAAGCCAAAAAAGCTCAAGAAATTGAAAAATTATTTAACAACCATAATGCTTGTCAAATTGTTGGAAAATTAGGAATGAAAGCAGATTGAAAAACTGGCAAAAAGGAACGTGAAATTTCAGTTATTAAAATTAATTTTATTAATGGGACTGATCTTCATTTTAATATTGAAATTGTAGATGAAAGTCCAATTAAAAGAACAGAATTACATTGCCATACTAAAATGAGCACTATGGATGGTTTAATATCTCCGGATGAACTTTTAAATACAGTATCGAAGTGAGGATGAAAAAGTATTGCCATTACCGATCATTCGGTTGTTCAATCCTTTCCAGATGTATATTCTTGAAAAAAGAAAAAGAAATCTGATATTAAAATTTTATACGGTTGTGAATTTGAAGTTATTGATCGCCAAACTTTTGAAATTGCTAAAAATGAAAATCAATTGCAGAATGAATCAGTTTCAATAGATGAATACATCATATTCGACTTAGAAACAACCGGTTTATCACCAGTTTACTCAGAAATTATTGAATTTGGAGCTATTCACATTAAAAATAACGAGATAGTTTCGCGAGAACAATTTTTTGTAAAACCAAAACTATCAATCCCGCAGCACATAACAGCTATTACAAATATTACAAATGACGATGTAAAGAATGCAAAGCCAATTGAAATAGAATTAGATAGAATTCGAAATTATATTAAAGATTTACCACTAGTTGCTCATAATGGTTTTGCTTTTGATTCATTGTTTTTAAAAAATGTTTACGAAAAACATGATCTTAAATTTAACAACGTCATTATTGACACCATGATATTGGCTCGTAAATTTAATAACATTTTTCAGTTGAGAAGATTTCGATTAATGGACTTAGCAAAATATTTTAAAGTAGAATATGATGCTGAAAATAAAGCTCACCGAGCTGACTACGACTGCGAAGTTCTAATGGGTTGCTTTAATGGAATGATTTCTGCTTTAAAAGAAAATGGGATTGAATTAACAGAATTACAAAAATCTTCAAACAACTCCGATAGTTTTGTTCATGCTAAAAATTATGGTGAGCATGTAAGTATTCTTGTTAAGAATCAAGATGGAATTCGTGATTTATATCAATTAGTTTCTGAAGCTCACACGAAAACTTTCTTCGATCGACCAAAATTGTTTTGAGATGAAATATTACAAAAACGAAATAATTTTCTTGTCGGTTCGAGTTGTTTAGAAGGAAAGATTTATCACGATGCTATTTCGTTATCTGATGACGATTTATTTAAATCTATTCAAATATTTGATTACATTGAAGTTTTACCACCAACCGCTTGTACCAAATTAATAGCTGATGGAATATTTAATTCAATTGAGGAAATCGAAACATTAACTAAAAGAATTATTAAATTAGCTAAAAAAGCTAACAAGGCAATCGTTGCAACAAGTAACGCACATTACATTAGTAAGGAAGACAAAGAGTTACGAAAAATTTTTGTAAGCACAAAAGGTTTAGGTGGTGTATACCACCCATTAAAATCCGTGCTCGATAAGACTCAAAATATTCCAGATAATCACTTGCGTATGACTAATGAAATGATAGAGGAATTTAGTTTCTTAAAAGATGAAAAATTAATAAATGAAATTGTGATTGAAAATCCAAATAAAATCGTCGAGTTGGTTGATAACAAAATTATCCCAATTAAAGAAGGATTGTATTTTGCAAAAATCGGGGATAACACACAAAAACTTGTGAAAGAGATGGTAGCAACTGCCACTTTACAAAAATATACTCATGAAGGAGTAGTGCCAAAAATCGTAGAAGATCGTATTGCAAAAGAATTAAATTCAATTATTACTTATAATTTTTCAGACATTTATTATATTGCCCATAAAATTGTTAATAAATCTCTTCAAGACAACTATCTTGTTGGAAGTCGTGGAAGTGTTGGTAGTAGTTTAGTTGCTCATTTTATGGATATCACTGAGGTGAACCCTTTACCAAGTCATTATTTATGTCCAAAATGTAATTTTTCAGATTTTAATATTGATAATGAAGCATATGCATGTGGGTATGATTTACCAAATAAGGAATGTCCAAAATGTAGTACTCAAATGAGTGGACAAGGTCATAACATTCCATTCGAAACCTTCCTAGGTTTTGAAGGAGATAAGGTTCCTGATATTGATTTAAATTTTGCAAGTTCTTATCAAGCTTCAGCTCATGATTACACAAAAGAATTATTCGGAGCAGAAAATGTTTTACGAGCTGGAACAATTTCTACTGTTGCTCAAAAAACTGCCTTTTCTTTTGTTGACGATTATGATCAAATTTTTGATTTAAATAAACCAAAAGCGGAAAAAGAAATTTTGGCAGAGAAATGCACAGGAGTACGTAGAACGACAGGTCAACATCCTGGCGGAATTATTGTTATCCCAAAAGATCAAAATATTTTTGATTTTACGCCATACAACTTTCCAGCAGATGACCAAAAAAGTGAATGAAAAACAACCCATTTTGCTTACGAATCGTTGCATGATAGTTTGTTAAAACTAGATTTATTAGGACATGTTGATCCAGAGGCTATTCGTATGCTTCAAAATATTACAGGAGTTAACCCAAAAGATATTCCGTTCAATGATCCGAAAGTTTTAAGTTTATTTACTTCAACAACAGAATTAAAAGTTGATAATATTTACGCTATGAACAATAAAAATGGAGCTAATGGAATTCCGGAATTTGGAACGAGTTTTGTTAAAAAAATGCTAGAAGCAACTAATCCAAAAAGCTTTGCTGAACTTGTAAGAATTTCAGGACTATCACACGGAACGGATGTTTGAACCAACAATGCAAAAGATCTTGTTGAAAAAGGAATTCCTTTGAGTAGTTTAATTTGTTGTCGTGATGACATCATGGTTTACTTATTAGAAAAAGGATTACCACCAAAAACTGCATTTTCAATTATGGAAGATGTGCGAAAAGGAAAAGGTTTAAAACCAGATGCTGTTGATTTATTAAAGAAACACAACATTGAAGATTGATATATAGAATCATGCCAAAAAATTAAATACATGTTCCCAAAGGCTCATGCTACAGCTTATGTTATTATGGGATGAAGAGTAGCTTGATTTAAAATATATTACCCATTGGCATATTACGCTACTTACTTCACGTTACGTTGTGATTATTTTGACCCACTTACAATGATAAAAGGGTTATCAACACTGAAAGAAGAACAACAACGAATTAAAGATATCCCTTATAAAGAAAAAAACCAAAAGACGAATCATTACTATCAACATTCGAATTAG
- a CDS encoding bifunctional riboflavin kinase/FAD synthetase, with protein sequence MKIIFWNYHNSKNLIKSPITITIGKFDGIHTGHQVVIQKTLQIAKDTKTKSAIFFFDPHPIEILMNLKTSKLTPYSKKISLLSEYDFDYCVVIKFSDSFSNCSKTWFIDELKNRFNVSNIVVGEDFKFGKNRAGNLTDLESFFNVYKLKLTTIGNDIVSTSEIIQNIKDADFEIANKKLGRRYDVIGKVVKGKQLGRKLGFPTANLSFKDEYMIPKVGIYAGYAWVKGKKYKAAISIGYTPTIDTRKTPIVEAHLLDFSHNIYNFNLKLEFVKWIRAEQKFNSLQELKSAISIDVEKIRETLD encoded by the coding sequence ATGAAAATAATTTTTTGAAACTATCATAATTCTAAAAATTTAATTAAATCACCAATTACCATAACGATTGGAAAATTTGATGGGATTCACACAGGACATCAAGTAGTAATTCAAAAAACCTTGCAAATAGCTAAGGATACAAAAACAAAATCAGCTATCTTTTTTTTCGATCCACATCCAATCGAGATTTTAATGAATTTAAAAACTTCTAAATTGACACCATATTCTAAAAAAATATCTTTATTATCTGAATATGATTTTGATTATTGTGTTGTTATTAAATTTTCCGACTCATTTAGTAATTGTTCTAAAACTTGGTTTATCGATGAATTAAAGAATCGATTTAATGTTAGCAATATTGTTGTTGGTGAAGATTTTAAATTTGGTAAAAATCGCGCAGGAAATTTAACTGATTTAGAAAGTTTTTTCAATGTTTATAAACTAAAACTAACAACAATTGGCAACGACATAGTTTCTACATCGGAAATCATTCAAAACATAAAAGATGCAGATTTTGAAATAGCTAATAAAAAATTAGGAAGACGCTATGATGTTATAGGAAAAGTAGTTAAAGGAAAGCAATTAGGAAGAAAATTAGGATTCCCAACAGCTAATTTGTCTTTTAAAGATGAATACATGATTCCAAAGGTTGGAATTTATGCAGGGTATGCCTGAGTTAAAGGGAAGAAATATAAGGCGGCTATTTCGATTGGTTATACCCCTACAATAGATACAAGGAAAACTCCAATTGTTGAAGCACATTTACTAGATTTTTCACATAATATATATAATTTTAATTTAAAGTTGGAATTTGTAAAATGAATCCGTGCAGAGCAAAAATTTAATTCATTACAGGAATTAAAATCAGCAATTTCTATTGATGTTGAAAAAATTCGAGAAACATTAGATTAG